CCTTTCGTATATAACTAAATTATACTCTTTAAATTCACGCATTTCCTTTATTCTAAATTCATTAATTGAAAACGACGGAAAATAAGTGTCGCCAATGACGTCATTGTCTTTAATGAAGGATAATACGAGTTTATCACAGATTGGTAAAAGAAGTTCATAGATGGTTCCTCCGCCACATACGACACATTCCTTTTCACTGTTTTTATATGTTTTAAAAAATGCATTAATATCTTGAATGCTGTTTGGATATGTGGTGTCTGTTGTGATTACATGAATGTTTCGACCTCTGAGTTTTTGAGGTAATCCTTCATAAGTAACCCTCCCCATACACAAATCCTTTCCCATTGTATAGGATTTAAAATGTTTTAAGTCTTCGGATGAATGCCACGGCATCACCCCATCACGGCCGATGGTACCATACTGATTCATCGCTGCGATACAGGTAATCATTAAACGCTCACCTTGGCTTTAATGGAAGGATGATGGTTATAGTTTACGATTTCAAAGTCTTCATATTTAAAGTCTTCAATTTCTTTTTGATCCCCGTGAATGATTAATTGTGGGAGTGGTAATGGTTCACGTGATAGTTGTTCTTCAATTGCATCAACGTGATCATTATAAATGTGCGCGTCACCTAACGTATGAACGAAGTCACCAACTTCTAAGTTGCATATTTTCGCAATCATATGCACAAGCAGTGCGTATGACGCAATGTTGAATGGAACACCTAAAAAGATGTCGGCACTGCGTTGGTAGAGTTGTAGGGATAATTTGCCTGAATCACTGACATAGAATTGTAGAAATGCATGACATGGTGGCAAAGCCATCTCATGAATTAAAGGTGGATTCCAGGCACTCATTATAATCCGACGTGAAGTTGGATTGTTTCGGATTTGATCAATTACTTCTTGTAGTTGATCAACACCCCCAAAGTCACGCCATTGCTTTCCATAAACAGGACCTAAATCACCAAATTGAGCAGCGAATGCATCATCGTGAGCAATTCTCTCAATAAATTGATTCATTGTTTCGTTTTGATACATATCTGACGCTTTAAATGCAGCATATGGCCACTCGTTCCAAATCCTTACTTTGTTTTGAACGAGCCATTGTATGTTCGTATTGCCGCTGATAAACCAAAGTAATTCTTTCGCAATAGATGCGAAGTGTACGCGTTTTGTTGTGAGCAAAGGAAAGCCTTCGCTTAAATTAAACCGCATTTGGTATCCAAATACACTGCGTGTACCTGTACCAGTACGATCCATACGTTGTTCACCATGTTCCATTACAAACTGACATAAATCGAGATATGTTTTCATAAAAGTCCCCTTATCTTAAGCTAAATATTCTAAATTTTCAGCAATTAACATCAAGTCATTGCCGCGTTTTTCAATTCTGCCGTGTACAGCGATGTTATCGTCTATTTTACGAAATGACATAACTTCTGCAGCCATGCCCTGCCATAAATGAATGCGGTAGATTTCTGTTTTAAATGAGAAATCCGCTTCTCTGAAGTTTTTAATGACTTCAATATCAAATGCATGATAGATGCCCCCTTGCAGATCCGCAACTTTCGACGTTTGACTCTTCACTTTTCCGACGAGACTGAACTGGTTAATACGCTTCACCTCAATTCTAGATCCGTTAGATTTTCGGCACAAAAATCATACAAAAATTATAACATACTCTCTACGTGATTTTTTGCTTAAATCTATGATTTATGAGGTAAAAAGATAGGATTAATCAAACAATCAATTTCATACAATAATCGATGTGATGATCAAACTTAAAGCTTCTTAATCTGAATGGGTAGGTTCGTGTGGTTTCATTAGTACAAAGCTTGAATTAAAGTTTTGTAAGAAATCTAATGTATTAAGTACTCTTTTGTAATCCAAAGTCTTAATGAATTCAAGGTAATCAAAGTATTGGACCCTTTTAAACCCAGTACTTAATATATTCATGACAAAACGATCGTTGTGTTCCATTAACATAATCAGGCGTCCATATTGACGTCTTGACAATTGGGTAAAATTATCTGGGTTTACTTCTAGTTTTTGCATTACTGAATCAATGAGTTCTCTGAAAGCCTCTGGTTTTTCGGCATCGTTAAAGAAATAAACAACACCAAAGCCATCTCTCAAATCGACATCATACATGAATGAATCGCTGATAATTTCATCATCTAACCAGGATTGGTATGCATCATTCATCTCAGAGAAGTTAAGTTGAAGGATAAACCGAACCAAATATTCATCATAGACTTTGTTGGTACCATTGTACTCAAATTTATAAGAGACACTCATTTTTGGAATTAAAACATTGTCATAAATTTCTTCATAAGCACATCGTACAGTGAGTGGTTCATGTTTGAAGTGGGTTTGAACGTTTAAGACTTCATACGGATGATTTTGAGTGTGAAGTGTCACAGTCTCAAAGATTTTCTGTGGGTCTTCCCCAGTTGTAATTACTAGGCCCATTCGTGAGTCTGTGTAATTCATACGGTAGGCTGTTCGTAAATCATCTAAAAGCATTGATGAAACATCTTCTTCAGTTCCCCCAATATCAATTCGTAAAGGAAACGTGTGATAGACATTTTGGTAGGTCTTCATTAAGAGATTTGTATCCGGCATTTTGGCATACATGCGAAGTTCTTCTAAGATAATCCCCTTTTCTTTGTCGACGCGTTCTTGATTTAAAGAAAAACGACTGACAAAATCTATTAGAATCCCCAAAGGGGTTAATACATCGCCATTAGTACTAAAGTAATAAACAGTTTGTTCATGTGATGTGAAGGCATTCGCACTGGCCCCTACTTCAGCAAACTTACTGAATACATCTTCGGTTTCATCTTCAAAGAGTTTATGTTCGAGAAAATGAGCAACCCCTGTCTTGTGTTGAACTTCTAAGCCATCAATGGATTGGATTAAGTCAAGTGCACCAAATGGTGTTCCATATACTGCAACAGATTGTTTAAACCCTGGGCGATGTATAATCGTTACCCGTAGGCCACTTTCCGTTACGAATGCATACGCATTGTCAATAAAAGAATTTTTAATTTGTTTCATCGTCTTGTCCCCTATAGCTGTAAATAAATGAGTGATTGATATGATCCACAACTGCTTGAACAGATTCTGGTGTTACATTCATAATGGATTCAATCATATCTTCGGGTGAATCATCCCGGTTTAATGCATGATTACGAACCACAAATTGTCCTAAACGTCTAAGTTTCTCTGTGGTGCCACTGATTTGATTCACTAAATAAGCTTTTGTTTTCGCAAGATCGTGTGGAGCGCGTTTGATTGCTTCAATTTGTTCTGATACAAGGTCAATGACTTTCGCTTCATTCGAAGGTGAAATGCTGGTGCTTATATAGAACAATCCATCAAAAATAAGCTGGGAAGCATAGATTGAATAACACAAACTGTGTTTTTCCCGAACGTTTTGGAATAAAAGAGACGAAGTGCCTTGCCCTAATAACGCAATAAACACAAGATAAGGAAGGTAAAGTTCATGGTGTGGTGTGATATCAGTTTGGTAAATCATCACAAGCTCTGTTTGATTAGAGGGTTGATAGTCCACCTGATGCTCATTTAAGATTTGATTTGAGACAAGACTTTCTTGTGTTTGTGTTTGTGAAAGCGTTGGGATGGTTGGAATGTCAGATGGAGATACATCCCCAACGACATAGATTGTTTTCTCAAATTCATGAACACACATTTGATGGAATGAGTGCACATCCTCTAAAGTAACACATTCTAGTCGCTCTAAATTTCCATCAGGCTGAATGCCACATATTTGGTCGGGTCCAGCTTTTGATAAGGCTTCTAAAAGTGCAAAGTATTGTGGGTTTTCTTTCACCCTTAACAAATCCTTTTTGACATTCAGTTTGGCTTCCTTAAATGTTTCTTCATTAAGCAAAGGGTTCAATAAAACTTCATACACTAACTTAAACTGTTCATTAAGCAAGTCTTCTTCGACATACCGCTTATTAATTGAACGTGTATTTATTTCAAGAATCTGTGCTTGCCCCAGTGAATAGGTAAAAACAGATAAACTTGTTCCATATAACCAATCCAAGTGTTTTGCCATTTCTTGTTTAGATGGATAGGCACTCAGACGATCGCTTAACATCTTTGTTAAGACATTCGCGGTTGTTGCAGTTTCTTTTGTTAAAGGAAACTTAATTAATAGATTTACGGATACTTCGTTGAACTTTGAGTCGGGAATTAGCCAAATATTTGGCTCACCAACGATTTGATTCAAATTAAACATAGATAAAAACCTCCGATTTAATGGTATAATCACTATAGTACATTATACAACATACTTAGAAGGAATTGATAGTTATGATTAAACTTGATGATATTGTTTTTCTCACTGATCTATATGAGTTTACAATGGCTTATACCTATTTCAAAGAAAAAAGGCATGAAGAAATTGTTTATTTCGATATGTTTACACGACGCACACCCAATAGTGGTGGATATATGATTTTTAATGGATTAGCGAAACTAATCGAAGGCATTAAAAACTTTAAGTTTCAAAAGGAACATATTGATTATTTAAGAGAGTGTGGATTTCAGGATGAAGCATTCTTAAATTATCTTCTAGAAATGGAACTTGATATTGATATGTGGGCGATGGAAGATGGAACTGTTTGTTTTCCAAACGAACCCCTTGTGACTGTGCATGGAAATGTCATCCAGGCACAACTTATTGAAACCATGCTCTTATTATCCATCAATTATTCGACCTTAGTTGCGACTAAAGCTAGTCGTATTGTGACAGCATCACGAGGACGCTCAGTCCTTGAGTTTGGTGCTCGACGAGCGCACGGATATGATTCATCATTGGATGGAGCACGTGCTGCGATCATTGCTGGATGTGTCGGAACTTCGCACACATTAGCTGGTCATAAATTTGGTGCTTATGTGAGTGGTACAATGGCCCATTCTTACATTCAACTGCATGATTCAGAATATGATGCATTCTTATCCTTTGCGAAAATTAATCCAACAAATAGTATTTTCTTAGTGGACACTTATGATACATTAGGATCTGGTGTGCCAAATGCGATTAAAGTTGCTCAGGATTATTTGATTCCAAATGGTTATCGTCTGAAAGCAATACGGCTGGATTCGGGTGACCTTGCCTATCTTTCAAAAGAAGCGCGTAAAATGCTGGATGAACAGGGTTTGCACGATTGTAAGATTATGGCATCAAATTCACTGGATGAATTTATTATTGATGACTTAATCTATCAAGGGGCAGCGATTGATCAATTTGGAGTGGGTGAAAACTTGATCACTTCAAAAAGTGAACCGGTACTTGGTGGTGTATACAAGCTGATTGCATCGGAAGTCAATGGTGTCATCCATCCGAAAATTAAAGTAAGTGACAACATTGAGAAAATTACCAATCCTGGATTTAAACGATTATATCGTTTCTATGATAACACAACTAACAAAGCACTCGCAGACTACATCGCGCTCTCACATGAAACTGTTCCTGAAGATAAGCTTACGATCTTTGATCCAAGTGCTCCATGGAAACGTAAAGATTTGGAAAACTATACAATACGAGAACTGCATGTTCCAATTTTTGTTAAGGGTCAGTGTGTTTATGAAACACCAACACTTCAAGACATAAAGGTTTATGCTGCGAAAGAACGTGAAACACTGTGGGATGAAGTAAAACGGCTTCAAAACCCTCATACCTATTATGTTGACCTATCGCAAGAATTGTATGATCTAAAAATGGACTTATTATTAAGTCTCACTGAAAAGTAGTCTTCGATATGATTCGACGGTGCTTATTTGAAGATTTAGAATCAATTACGCTTTTAAGTCAACACGATTTAGGTTATCCAAATACAACGCTTTCTTTAGTCCAAGATAACTTTAATTCATTAAGTTTAAATCCTGAACATGTAATCTTTGTCGCCCAACATCAAGACTCTGTCGTTGGTTATGTTCATGCACATATCTATCGATCAATATATAGTGAGCCGTGTGTAAATGTATGTGGACTTGCGGTAAATCGTGCGGTGCGTGGATATGGGTTTGGGAAACAGTTATTACAAGAAGTGGAATCATGGACGCTAAACAATCACCTATCTGCAGTTCGTTTGAACTCAAATGTGATTCGAACACAAGCACATGCTTTCTATGAACATTGTGGGTATCATTCCACAAAGTCACAAAAACATTTTTATAAAACCCTTTAATAAAAGCCAAATTCAGATAAGAGTTTGGCTTTTTTTAGATAATTTTCGACTATCTGATACTAAAGCTTTTGTTTTAAGATTTCAGCATCAACTTCAGATGCAGGTTCATAACCTTTTTTCAACAAGTCGTTTATGTAAATTTTGTTGTAGAATATTGAGAATGCTGCCGATACAATAATGGCTCCCATACCCTTTGTCTTTAAACTTATCAACACTTCCAGTAAAAGCAGGATGATTCCCCATTTAAAATCTCCATTGAATCATGGATCTACGAATCCGAAGAAAAATACAGACCAGCTAAATCCAACCTTCACTTCTTTTAGGTTTCCATGTTTCCCACGTAATTTTACTGTCATTGACATTACCCCCTTTTTGTCATTGTGCTATTTAAAGCATCTGGAGTAATACTAGCAAAATAGAAATTTGAAAGCA
This DNA window, taken from Erysipelothrix larvae, encodes the following:
- a CDS encoding thymidylate synthase yields the protein MKTYLDLCQFVMEHGEQRMDRTGTGTRSVFGYQMRFNLSEGFPLLTTKRVHFASIAKELLWFISGNTNIQWLVQNKVRIWNEWPYAAFKASDMYQNETMNQFIERIAHDDAFAAQFGDLGPVYGKQWRDFGGVDQLQEVIDQIRNNPTSRRIIMSAWNPPLIHEMALPPCHAFLQFYVSDSGKLSLQLYQRSADIFLGVPFNIASYALLVHMIAKICNLEVGDFVHTLGDAHIYNDHVDAIEEQLSREPLPLPQLIIHGDQKEIEDFKYEDFEIVNYNHHPSIKAKVSV
- a CDS encoding dihydrofolate reductase; the protein is MITCIAAMNQYGTIGRDGVMPWHSSEDLKHFKSYTMGKDLCMGRVTYEGLPQKLRGRNIHVITTDTTYPNSIQDINAFFKTYKNSEKECVVCGGGTIYELLLPICDKLVLSFIKDNDVIGDTYFPSFSINEFRIKEMREFKEYNLVIYERVI
- the yfmH gene encoding EF-P 5-aminopentanol modification-associated protein YfmH; the protein is MKQIKNSFIDNAYAFVTESGLRVTIIHRPGFKQSVAVYGTPFGALDLIQSIDGLEVQHKTGVAHFLEHKLFEDETEDVFSKFAEVGASANAFTSHEQTVYYFSTNGDVLTPLGILIDFVSRFSLNQERVDKEKGIILEELRMYAKMPDTNLLMKTYQNVYHTFPLRIDIGGTEEDVSSMLLDDLRTAYRMNYTDSRMGLVITTGEDPQKIFETVTLHTQNHPYEVLNVQTHFKHEPLTVRCAYEEIYDNVLIPKMSVSYKFEYNGTNKVYDEYLVRFILQLNFSEMNDAYQSWLDDEIISDSFMYDVDLRDGFGVVYFFNDAEKPEAFRELIDSVMQKLEVNPDNFTQLSRRQYGRLIMLMEHNDRFVMNILSTGFKRVQYFDYLEFIKTLDYKRVLNTLDFLQNFNSSFVLMKPHEPTHSD
- a CDS encoding nicotinate phosphoribosyltransferase, which codes for MIKLDDIVFLTDLYEFTMAYTYFKEKRHEEIVYFDMFTRRTPNSGGYMIFNGLAKLIEGIKNFKFQKEHIDYLRECGFQDEAFLNYLLEMELDIDMWAMEDGTVCFPNEPLVTVHGNVIQAQLIETMLLLSINYSTLVATKASRIVTASRGRSVLEFGARRAHGYDSSLDGARAAIIAGCVGTSHTLAGHKFGAYVSGTMAHSYIQLHDSEYDAFLSFAKINPTNSIFLVDTYDTLGSGVPNAIKVAQDYLIPNGYRLKAIRLDSGDLAYLSKEARKMLDEQGLHDCKIMASNSLDEFIIDDLIYQGAAIDQFGVGENLITSKSEPVLGGVYKLIASEVNGVIHPKIKVSDNIEKITNPGFKRLYRFYDNTTNKALADYIALSHETVPEDKLTIFDPSAPWKRKDLENYTIRELHVPIFVKGQCVYETPTLQDIKVYAAKERETLWDEVKRLQNPHTYYVDLSQELYDLKMDLLLSLTEK
- a CDS encoding M16 family metallopeptidase, whose protein sequence is MFNLNQIVGEPNIWLIPDSKFNEVSVNLLIKFPLTKETATTANVLTKMLSDRLSAYPSKQEMAKHLDWLYGTSLSVFTYSLGQAQILEINTRSINKRYVEEDLLNEQFKLVYEVLLNPLLNEETFKEAKLNVKKDLLRVKENPQYFALLEALSKAGPDQICGIQPDGNLERLECVTLEDVHSFHQMCVHEFEKTIYVVGDVSPSDIPTIPTLSQTQTQESLVSNQILNEHQVDYQPSNQTELVMIYQTDITPHHELYLPYLVFIALLGQGTSSLLFQNVREKHSLCYSIYASQLIFDGLFYISTSISPSNEAKVIDLVSEQIEAIKRAPHDLAKTKAYLVNQISGTTEKLRRLGQFVVRNHALNRDDSPEDMIESIMNVTPESVQAVVDHINHSFIYSYRGQDDETN
- a CDS encoding GNAT family N-acetyltransferase, with product MIRRCLFEDLESITLLSQHDLGYPNTTLSLVQDNFNSLSLNPEHVIFVAQHQDSVVGYVHAHIYRSIYSEPCVNVCGLAVNRAVRGYGFGKQLLQEVESWTLNNHLSAVRLNSNVIRTQAHAFYEHCGYHSTKSQKHFYKTL